In a single window of the Vibrio celticus genome:
- the rhaM gene encoding L-rhamnose mutarotase, translated as MIRKAFKLKVNMDQFEEYKKRHDNIFPELIDVLKAAGANNYSIFLDEETGCLFGYVELESTNKWNDVSKAEACQKWWSYMEDIMETNPDSSPKSTELTEMFYLA; from the coding sequence GTGATTAGAAAAGCGTTTAAACTCAAAGTTAACATGGATCAGTTTGAAGAATACAAAAAGCGTCACGACAATATTTTTCCTGAGTTAATTGATGTACTTAAAGCTGCGGGAGCAAACAACTACTCTATCTTCCTAGACGAGGAGACAGGTTGTCTGTTTGGTTATGTTGAGTTAGAATCTACTAATAAATGGAACGATGTTTCAAAAGCTGAAGCTTGCCAGAAGTGGTGGAGTTATATGGAAGATATCATGGAGACGAATCCAGATAGCAGCCCTAAATCCACAGAGTTAACAGAGATGTTTTATCTAGCGTAA
- a CDS encoding sulfatase-like hydrolase/transferase, with amino-acid sequence MNKPNIIVIFSDQQRWDTLGCYGQELPVTPNLDELARDGVMFENAFTVNPVCGPTRSTMQTGLYPTETGCFRNDIILPQGQKTVAHFLSDEGYSVGYVGKWHLASNNTAHEGFVVAAPTESSGETIDNCFTAIPNQYRGGYKDFWVASDILEGTSHGYGGHMFDIDGNKVSWDEDVYRADFLTDLTTDYIDNYQEEKPFFLFLSYLEPHHQNDKNTYEGPHGSQEKWSNFKVPGDLEPFVDGNWAEEYPDYLGCCNNLDQNVGKIRQAVKDKGLDDNTVIVYLSDHGSHFKTRNGEYKRSCHDSSIRIPFVIYDPRAKAGQVIDDHASIIDVVPTLLKAAGVKVPSYMQGQPLQDLYIDNAKKSNASFIQISESQIGRAIRTDSWTYSVSAPDQSGLIEKDSGVYQEEFLYNLVDDPNQLENLVANEDLKPVKAELRKLLLEEIYRIEGVQPEIIEA; translated from the coding sequence ATGAACAAGCCGAATATTATTGTAATTTTTAGCGATCAGCAGCGTTGGGATACGTTGGGTTGTTACGGTCAGGAACTGCCTGTAACACCAAACCTGGACGAGCTTGCACGAGACGGTGTTATGTTCGAGAACGCATTCACAGTCAACCCTGTATGTGGTCCTACACGTTCGACAATGCAAACTGGATTGTATCCAACCGAAACTGGTTGTTTCCGAAATGACATTATTCTTCCTCAAGGTCAAAAAACCGTGGCTCACTTTCTTTCGGATGAAGGATACAGTGTCGGTTACGTCGGTAAATGGCACTTAGCTTCAAATAACACTGCTCATGAGGGCTTTGTTGTAGCGGCACCGACAGAAAGCTCAGGTGAAACTATCGATAATTGTTTCACAGCAATACCAAACCAGTATCGAGGTGGTTATAAAGACTTTTGGGTTGCTTCCGATATCCTTGAAGGCACATCGCATGGCTATGGCGGACATATGTTTGACATCGATGGCAACAAGGTAAGTTGGGATGAAGATGTATATCGCGCAGATTTTTTGACTGACTTGACGACAGACTACATCGATAATTACCAAGAAGAGAAGCCGTTCTTTTTATTCTTGTCTTATCTAGAGCCACATCATCAGAATGACAAAAATACGTATGAAGGTCCCCATGGCTCTCAAGAGAAATGGAGTAACTTCAAAGTCCCTGGTGATCTAGAACCGTTTGTTGATGGTAATTGGGCAGAAGAATACCCAGATTATTTAGGTTGTTGTAATAATCTCGACCAAAATGTTGGAAAGATTCGCCAAGCGGTAAAAGATAAAGGCTTAGATGATAATACTGTAATCGTTTATCTGAGTGACCACGGCTCTCACTTCAAGACACGCAATGGTGAATACAAGCGTTCATGTCACGACTCTTCGATTCGTATTCCGTTCGTGATTTACGATCCACGTGCGAAAGCAGGTCAGGTGATAGATGACCATGCAAGCATCATTGATGTAGTTCCAACTCTGCTGAAGGCTGCGGGCGTTAAAGTACCTAGCTACATGCAGGGTCAGCCGCTTCAAGATCTGTATATTGACAACGCTAAGAAGAGTAATGCTAGCTTTATTCAGATCAGTGAGTCACAGATTGGCCGTGCTATTCGTACTGATTCATGGACGTATTCGGTATCAGCTCCGGATCAAAGTGGTTTAATCGAGAAAGACAGCGGGGTGTACCAAGAAGAGTTCTTGTACAACCTAGTTGATGATCCTAATCAGTTAGAAAACTTGGTGGCTAATGAAGATCTGAAGCCGGTGAAAGCGGAGCTAAGAAAGCTTTTATTGGAAGAGATCTATCGTATTGAAGGGGTACAACCGGAAATCATCGAAGCGTAA